A section of the Primulina eburnea isolate SZY01 chromosome 1, ASM2296580v1, whole genome shotgun sequence genome encodes:
- the LOC140808911 gene encoding uncharacterized protein, translating into MKIHGENMEQVVIIEKILRSMTSRFDYVVCSIEESNNLDILTIDELQSSFLVHEQRMNGHGGDEQALKVTYDNRVGGRGGDRARGASRGRGKGRGRQAFNKAIVECYKCHQLGHFQYECPKWEKEANYAELEEKEEMLLMSYVDLSKSRKEDIWFLDSGCSNHMCANKQWFSYLDEEFRQSVTLGNNSKMAVLGKGNIRMQIAGVIQVITDVFYIPELKISLLNIGRLQERGIAILTQHGVCKIYHPKNGLIMQTTMSANMMFILLARILSTATICFQTILEDNTHLRHCRHGHLSFKGLRTLQNKQMVRGLPQLKAPSKICTDCMVGKQHRDAMPTELHLQAAKKVSRYLKGTMDLGVLYRKEGSRELMAYTDCDYAGDVDDWKSTSGYMFLLSEGAVSWSSRKQPVVTLSTTEAEFVQLHLVLVKGCG; encoded by the coding sequence ATGAAGATTCATGGTGAAAACATGGAGCAAGTGGTGATCATTGAAAAGATCCTAAGATCAATGACATCAAGGTTCGACTATGTTGTATGCTCAATTGAAGAGTCTAATAACTTAGACATCTTAACTATTGATGAGTTGCAGAGTAGCTTTCTGGTACATGAACAGAGGATGAACGGGCATGGAGGAGATGAGCAGGCATTAAAGGTTACATATGATAATAGAGTTGGTGGCAGAGGAGGCGATCGAGCTCGTGGAGCTTCTCGAGGAAGAGGCAAAGGAAGAGGTAGACAAGCATTCAACAAGGCTATAGTTGAGTGTTATAAGTGTCATCAATTAGGGCACTTTCAATATGAGTGTCCCAAATGGGAGAAGGAAGCAAATTATGCTGAGCTTGAGGAGAAAGAAGAAATGTTGTTGATGTCATATGTGGAtcttagtaaatcaaggaaAGAAGATATCTGGTTTCTTGACTCAGGGTGTAGCAATCATATGTGTGCAAATAAGCAGTGGTTCTCATATCTTGATGAGGAATTTCGACAATCTGTAACACTCGGGAATAATTCCAAGATGGCTGTGTTGGGGAAGGGTAACATAAGAATGCAAATTGCTGGAGTTATTCAAGTAATCACTGATGTATTCTATATACCAGAGTTGAAAATTAGCTTATTAAATATTGGACGATTACAAGAAAGAGGTATAGCTATTTTGACACAACATGGAGTATGTAAAATCTATCATCCCAAGAACGGACTTATTATGCAAACAACAATGTCTGCAAACATGATGTTCATATTGCTTGCAAGAATTCTATCGACAGCTACCATTTGTTTCCAAACAATTCTCGAAGACAACACTCATCTTCGGCATTGCAGACATGGGCATCTAAGTTTCAAGGGTCTGAGAACATTACAAAATAAGCAAATGGTGAGAGGGTTACCACAGTTGAAGGCACCATCCAAAATATGCACTGATTGCATGGTGGGAAAGCAACACAGGGATGCAATGCCAACTGAGTTGCATTTGCAAGCTGCAAAAAAGGTATCAAGATACTTGAAAGGTACTATGGACTTGGGAGTCCTTTATCGAAAGGAAGGCAGTAGAGAATTGATGGCATATACAGATTGTGATTATGCAGGAGATGTAGATGATTGGAAAAGCACCTCTGGTTATATGTTTCTACTCAGTGAAGGAGCTGTATCCTGGTCCTCAAGAAAACAACCAGTAGTTACGTTGTCCACTACTGAAGCGGAGTTTGTGCAGCTGCATCTTGTGCTTGTCAAGGGGTGTGGATGA
- the LOC140834071 gene encoding putative axial regulator YABBY 2 isoform X2 — MEPAKMSAENSSDRVCYVHCNFCNTILVVNVPCSSLFNIVTVRCGHCSNMLSVNVGALLQSFHLQDFQKQHSSHIPGGVKDNIGSSSRSNMFATFQAEHVQPKTPPIRPPEKRQRVPSAYNRFIKEEIQRIKASNPEISHREAFSTAAKNWAHFPHIHFGLKLDANNKQPTN; from the exons ATGGAACCGGCTAAAATGTCAGCGGAAAATTCCTCCGACCGTGTTTGTTACGTTCACTGCAACTTCTGCAACACCATTCTAGTG GTTAATGTTCCATGCAGCAGCTTGTTCAACATTGTAACAGTGAGATGCGGACACTGCTCAAATATGCTGTCTGTTAATGTAGGAGCATTGCTTCAGTCTTTTCACCTTCAAGATTTCCAG AAACAACATTCCAGCCATATTCCTGGTGGTGTTAAGGACAATATCGGATCATCTTCCAGGAGCAACATGTTTGCTACATTCCAGGCTGAACATGTACAACCTAAGACACCTCCAATCCGAC CTCCAGAGAAAAGACAACGCGTCCCGTCTGCATACAACAGGTTCATAAA GGAGGAGATTCAGAGGATTAAAGCTAGCAATCCTGAAATTAGCCACAGAGAAGCTTTTAGTACAGCTGCAAAAAAT TGGGCACATTTCCCTCACATTCATTTTGGACTCAAGCTGGATGCCAACAACAAACAACCAACCAATTGA
- the LOC140834071 gene encoding putative axial regulator YABBY 2 isoform X1 yields the protein MEPAKMSAENSSDRVCYVHCNFCNTILVVNVPCSSLFNIVTVRCGHCSNMLSVNVGALLQSFHLQDFQIQKQHSSHIPGGVKDNIGSSSRSNMFATFQAEHVQPKTPPIRPPEKRQRVPSAYNRFIKEEIQRIKASNPEISHREAFSTAAKNWAHFPHIHFGLKLDANNKQPTN from the exons ATGGAACCGGCTAAAATGTCAGCGGAAAATTCCTCCGACCGTGTTTGTTACGTTCACTGCAACTTCTGCAACACCATTCTAGTG GTTAATGTTCCATGCAGCAGCTTGTTCAACATTGTAACAGTGAGATGCGGACACTGCTCAAATATGCTGTCTGTTAATGTAGGAGCATTGCTTCAGTCTTTTCACCTTCAAGATTTCCAG ATACAGAAACAACATTCCAGCCATATTCCTGGTGGTGTTAAGGACAATATCGGATCATCTTCCAGGAGCAACATGTTTGCTACATTCCAGGCTGAACATGTACAACCTAAGACACCTCCAATCCGAC CTCCAGAGAAAAGACAACGCGTCCCGTCTGCATACAACAGGTTCATAAA GGAGGAGATTCAGAGGATTAAAGCTAGCAATCCTGAAATTAGCCACAGAGAAGCTTTTAGTACAGCTGCAAAAAAT TGGGCACATTTCCCTCACATTCATTTTGGACTCAAGCTGGATGCCAACAACAAACAACCAACCAATTGA